AAGCCCTGTGAACAGACAAACAAGAGACAAAGATAACAGTGAAGCTCTCATATCCTAAAACCTTATATAATTCCACAATATACAAAGCAGCAAGTCACTATCAAGCAGATGCAGCACCAGATTCACTTCAGTAGAAAATTTAGTTACCTTTCTGTCAGGTGCAGGAACGAAAGTCATGAATTCATCCACGTGGCCAACAAGGAGCCAGTCAGAGAACAAGGCAATGGGCTCCTGAACCTTCTGAGCCCACAAAAAGTCTTGAACTACTTTGGTCATATTTCGTCCTTTAGTTGCCctataagaaataaaaaggtttcACTTTGCAAAAGTCATCTGTAACATTTCTGCTCTTGGTACATTTGCTTACAAGTCAAGAATTGATCTTTGAATTTTTTTAGAAACTCACGTAGGGAAGGCAACCCCAATGATGATTCTACCCAGGgggtatttttttccatttactgtGACAGGAGGACTGACCTCCAGATTGCCAAACGAATCTAAACTGCTCACATGTTCATCTAGGGCCACCCTTGTCACATAGCCAAAGTCGGGACCCTAGACAAagtaaataattgtttgtgtttttttataaaTCAGCGTAAGTAATGTAATTTTCTGCTTTGAGCCTATAATTTGATTAACAAAACCAATGTGAATAATATACAATCAAAGCTTTAATGACATCAACAGTAAAAACTTATTATAAGCTTTTCTCCTACAAGCAGCTCATCATATGGAAAGTTTGCTAGCTCGCCATCTCTCGGGGAATCCAGAACAACAGGAAAACGATGATGAGGTGAATCGATGTAACCAAATTCCAGTTCATcctgaaaaatagaaaatgtgtGTTATATTTATGCTGTCCTCTTGGCTTAGTTGATtagagaattttttttcttcgtgTGAATGAATAGATATGTACGTGTTTGCAAATGTTTGTGGTTTTCCGTTTTGCAGTGTGGTTGTTGTGAAACCAGTTGCTATTGTGTAATCTTTCAAAGAAACACTTTTCGTGGTTTTCGTGTTAATGTTCGTCTTATTTACTGTTCCTGTTTACTTGGAGTTATAAAACCACAATGTTACCATCATTAAAACTCATAACCcttccttgtttaaaaaaaaatggcttaCCTGCATCCAGCGGTCACCTCTGTTTACATATTCATGACAAATGTTCAGCTTGTACCCACTCTTCGCAACAAGGTTCCTCATTCCTTTCAGGAACTGGTAGTTATCAGATGTGCTAACAAAGAAACAGTCAAGCAGTTTTTAGATTGTGCCACAACATAAGTAacatatttgaatttattttagtgagagctttaaaaacaatttaaaaattaaattgtaaaacaacaaatgtctgtgAAAgcagtatttacagtatttacacagacaaacaggtttGGCTTTCTTGGAAAGAAGGCAAGCTAAGGGGAATGTGTGACAGCAACAACAGCTGTCACCATCATGCTCATTATTCATGAGTCTACACTAACCTGCAGACAAACACCTCTACAGGTCGAAGCGTGTTGGGTGTCATGATCCATGGTGCGACTTTAAACACAACTTTGTCAGTAAAAATCGGCGTCTCAGGGAGACCCTGTTGAAACATGCGAGAGGCTGTTGAGTACTGCCGGTTATACTCCATTCTATGTTTGTAATGCAACATTAAAAAATGGATTCAAAAACTTCATGTTAACTGGAGTCACAAAATGTATCCGCTACAGTTATGCTGTAGTTAAGGGTGTAAAGAAAGAAGGTGATTAAATAAAGCAGTGTTACACTGTAACGCTATACTCTGGAACTTACATCAGAGATTGGTTCTAATAGACTGAGGTTGATGGTGACGAGTCCATTGAAGTCTTTGTCAGGAAACCTCAGGCCCTCCACATAAAAGTTCATCTCTGCCACGCCTCCAAGGTAAGGCACTTCCTTGGACAGCACATCACTGCTCAGCACCAGTGGATAGTCTTTCACAAAGAGATTGTAAAGTTTCTGCGCTGAAGTAAGAATGACAGAAAACAGGTTAAATACTTAGGCGGTtaacttagaaacaaaaagaaaaaaaaagaatgtgttCAAAACATGCTTTTACAGATCAGGTGACATGCACATCAGATCAAATGTTCCGGGGCTTTTCTTTATACCCACTTCTTTACTCACATAGGCCACTATTTGACACTTCAGTGGATCGGTTTCTGAAGACTCGAACACTCTCTGCATCTCCCTGAGAGATGTGCATGGTTAGTTTGTAGCCCTCTGGGAGTTTACCCGGGCCTTTGGTCCGCAGCACCATGACAGACATGTCCTTTAGATCTGTACAtccataaaaattattaatGCCGTTGGCACCATAGAATTTTTTCCCATCTCAGGTGTTGTGCCTGGTATCTGCTGTAGTCACTGACTTACAATAGGGGCTTTGATCCCGTGCTATAGTGCAATTTGGTACCTTCCATACCTGTACTAGTTACTCCTTCAGTGCTGAAGAGACTTTTTTTAACTGCTCCACATGCTGCAGACGTCAGTCAGCATGTGGTAGTGTTTCTGGTAACTGTAAACCTTTACACATAACGCCTGACCAGCATATACTATCAAATTTCAGCTCTACTGGATTTTATCTTTACCCTTGTGAGTCTTTGTCTCTCACAAGGTTTCTTTATCAGACTGATTTACCATATCACCATTTGAATCTGCTTAGTACAGACAATAAGAACGGCTTTTCTAATGCTagggaaagtttaaaaaaaacttgtgggtggtacagaaaacaaatgaaaaaatagaGTATTTATTGGTGAAAACTGAAACTGCACTGAAAGTGGTTTACCAGACACTTTATAAATGCTTTTGTCCTCGCTGTCTGGTGTCTTCTTGTAGGTCTTTTCTGAGTCACAGTTGACCAAAAGGATGGCCCCATGCCCATTAGGACCCCATTTCCAAGAACcctaaaatattttcaaaaaaatgaaaatgtgaattttgtGACTTAAAGACTTCAGCAAAATCTTCTGAAAATAATTGCAAGCTGAATAAGCATGTTTGCATCTTGTCTTTACTGACATACAATGGAAATGTGATATTGTGTTGAAGTAGTTCTGTCATGTAAAGCTGAAACATTTTAGATCACCTTTTTAGGGTTGTTTTTCTCCACGATGCCATCTCTATCAGCATCGACATCCAGTGAGAGCTCTGCATAACAGAAAGCTTGTTGATCACACACACTGCTTTTCCAGATACAGGCTCAGATCGCAGTACagctattgttttgttttttcatatcacAATCATCATGATATGAAACTCTGGTGAATCGTACATCATGTTTGGATTGTAATGAGCAATAAAATGTACTATTTTACAGACAAAACAACAAGTTCTTAGTAAAATGCATGTTGCGTCATTATAATTTAACTTACCAACAGCTGTCAGATGCACAACTGCTCTCCCTAAGACCTCTTTATTCGCCCCATAGTACTGGACTGacagcttttaaaataaaagacataaGCTGATGATGTGCAGAAATTTAACAGGTATTGATTTTATATTGTTTGATTGTGAGTTGTCCATTGTAAAGCAAATAGGAGTGAGCCCTGGTAATTTCAACAGCTACAATTCAATCATTAACTAAAGTACAAATCCTGACAGGAGTTCGGTTTGACAGTATTTTTACCCACAGGTGCAGGAAAACTGAGCAAAAAAATGACTTAATCTGACTAACAGTAAATCTTTTTTGACAGTTAACATGAACTTGAATCATAGAGGAAATGCTGAAATCAAGAAATATGACATACTGACTTGTGACATCAGCAATGTCATGCAATTACACAGTTTCCTTTGGGATTAATAGAGTATTCTGATTCAGATTCAATTTTGTGCTACTATACCTTGCTATCATTTTCATGTTGACTGGCATGGTCCCTGCTGATGAGCAGGACTGAGTTTTCAGTGAGAGGGATGGGAGAGAGGTGGGATGTGTCCCGAGGAGTGGGGCTGATGCTGTACTGAACATTGGCAGTGCCTTTCACGGAGAAGAACTTGGAGGTGGGAGGGGCACTCCTGAGAAccagaaaaaaagcacaatttgATGACAGGTGTTTTATACAACACAAACATATTGTATTAAACATGAGGTCCACTTCAAAAAGCGCATATTTTTCTCCATGTACATATGAGGAAGTGCTCTGACGTACACAGACAAGCCACAAGCTTTAGTCACAGTGATATCGGTCTGCTTAGAAACTGACCTGATAAACTGAACAAGTCATATTCTTGTCATTTCTGTAGCTGTTCGTGCTTTTTACACTAATTTTTCTTGAGGCACTAGGAACATGATAATCTTGTATCATACTAGGTTgcagaggggttttttttaacccatgTGTCATCTGTTTGTTTAGCAATAGGCGCCATTGAAACAACTGAAAGAGTTGGTCTGGCAAAGCTGAGACCACAACGTAGACAACTTGACGTGGCACAAATGCTGATGTCTTTACAGCAAAAACTTCTTGAAGGTGACATTTACTGAATGGTTTAATAATGCTCTATAACACGATGATGGTTGTAGTAGACATAATTTATTGACTTTGCACTACATAAACTGGCAGCTAGAATATGTCAGAATTCTATTGTTTAACCTGAAGGATGATATTTGTGTGCAGTTCCTGGTGGTGGCAAATCTAATAGTCTTTTGTTTGTGGAAAGAATTAACAGTGTTTCATTGTTGCTGTTAACAGGAGAGACTTTGTTTTCCAAAGAAATGTATGGTGTACATTCTGCCAAATGCCAGCCTACATAACAGAGAGACAAGGGATTACTGACTCGGCAGAGTGGGAGACTGGAATATGGACGGGACCACCTGGGCCTCAAAGGGGTTTTAGAATATCCAAAAACACTTTCTATCGAgaattattttgattttaacaCTAACTTCTTTTCATTCTATCAGTCCCTATGTAGAGAACACTGACAGAGATACTGGAGACTGATTCCAACGTGCGATTTAAATGTTAATCACCAAGACAGCTCTTGTTTTGTGTACAAATGAATAATGAACTTCAGATGagttttctaattcctgaaatAATGTTTTTGACCAATCATGGCTAACCAACAGTACTACTCTTTTAATGGAGAAGAGAAAGTCTTTTGGCTGTTTGATCACAACCATCACAACCACACTGCCAATAAAAGGTAATGAATAATAACACATGCATTTGATTTATATTATCAATATTGTTTGTAAAAAGGATCTGGGTGGACCACACCTGGATGTGGAAAACAGCTTGCTCTCTGGCCACccagctttaaaataaaatcatgacCTCTTTTGGCCAGCAGTCCCTGACTTAATGATGTTAGTAAAATAGGACTAATAATTTAAAGTATAACATACATTATATGGACCACACAGTATTGTGCCGAGCCTCTTAAACTTTGAATGCAGGCATTTTAGTCCcattgccacaggtgtataaaatcaaggaTCTAGCAATGCAATCCGCCTTTACCAACATTTGTTAAATAATGGGTCGTAGAAGAGCACTGGTACTATAATAGCATGTAAATTCTCTGTAAAATCTCTTCCCTTTTAGATAATCCAGGAGCAGCTGCACCGTTGCAAATTGGACGGTTCAGTTACTACAGAAACTTGGCCACGACGCTACCAAACAGGGCCGCAGGGTGCCAAGACCTATAttacctggaagtcttcaacgCTCTGCTGGCTCAGTAACTActtccaaacctcctctggtaTTAACATCAGTACAAAAACTATGTGCCGGGAGCTTAATGGGGGCACATGCCCGAGCAGCTTCTGCAGGTGTAATGTTTAAGTGTCCCAATACTTAGGAACACTTCTGCCCCAACATAGTGTATAGTGCTACTATTCAAAAACACAACCGATAGTATGCCAAAGGTATCATACAATTGAATCAACATTTCACTAAATATTTTAGCAAATAATTAACTTCTCAAACATAGAATACTGCACGGATgttctgttaaataaaaaataaaaataaaacaacgcCAAAGCAACGCTTGTGAAGCGTGCGTATTTTTAATGACAGTGAAAATACAATCTGCACACAGGATACATATGGACAATCGGCTACGATATTTGATAGAACATTAATATTACCACAAAGCAACGCGTTTGCTTATCAACCCCTAAGCAAGACATTTCACATAACTCAGGTGAGCTTTTTGGCGAAGAATGTATTATAGCGGTTTGAGCAAGACCTACCTGTTCAGGTTGACGTTTAGCTCCGAGCCAACTACGTATAGTACCGTCGTAGTTTTGCCGTAATCTATTCTGAGCGTGCGGGGATGGATCATGACTGTCGTCTTCTCGCACTGTTAGACAGAGACTGACCACAAACGTCCAGCGATTGCTGCGACAGTACAGAGAAGTGAAAGCGCAAACTTCTAAACTGTTTCAGACCAGCGCGACAACTCATCATAAAAGCTGCAGGTACGTTGCTAGGCTTAGGCTTTGTGCGGTGATTGGTCAGTCAAATTCCACTCCGCCCCCTCCAGTGGCCACTTATCCTATGGCAGTTCTTTATTCTTATCTATTGATCTTTCTATTTACCGAGATCTTCTGGAGGAAAGTGGGCTGGCTCTGTGCACATTTCAACTATTAATAATTGAATAGACTGATTTTATATAGTTAACTACTTTTCCTGAGAattcaaagcgctttatacagcttgccccattcacccattcattaAAAGCACTTTTATCCATGCTTTTTCTACATAAGAGGTTTCTCTACATTCACACGCATTCACACTCCGACGGATACATCGGACCAATTTGGGATTAATATCTTGCACATGATATTTAGCATGCACACTGGAGAAGCCAAGGATCGACCCACCAACTTTCCGATTAGTAGTAGATGACCTCATAAGCTATAGCCAACCCAGTACGAACAGAtgacttgtatttttttt
This DNA window, taken from Astatotilapia calliptera chromosome 5, fAstCal1.2, whole genome shotgun sequence, encodes the following:
- the padi2 gene encoding protein-arginine deiminase type-2 isoform X2, whose protein sequence is MIHPRTLRIDYGKTTTVLYVVGSELNVNLNRSAPPTSKFFSVKGTANVQYSISPTPRDTSHLSPIPLTENSVLLISRDHASQHENDSKLSVQYYGANKEVLGRAVVHLTAVELSLDVDADRDGIVEKNNPKKGSWKWGPNGHGAILLVNCDSEKTYKKTPDSEDKSIYKVSDLKDMSVMVLRTKGPGKLPEGYKLTMHISQGDAESVRVFRNRSTEVSNSGLSQKLYNLFVKDYPLVLSSDVLSKEVPYLGGVAEMNFYVEGLRFPDKDFNGLVTINLSLLEPISDGLPETPIFTDKVVFKVAPWIMTPNTLRPVEVFVCSTSDNYQFLKGMRNLVAKSGYKLNICHEYVNRGDRWMQDELEFGYIDSPHHRFPVVLDSPRDGELANFPYDELLGPDFGYVTRVALDEHVSSLDSFGNLEVSPPVTVNGKKYPLGRIIIGVAFPTATKGRNMTKVVQDFLWAQKVQEPIALFSDWLLVGHVDEFMTFVPAPDRKGFRLLLSSPDAGYKLFRGLQSSGHGQATLFDGLTNAEQITLDEILKDEKLQAENNYVQSCIDWNRDVLKRELGLDDEDIIDLPILFKLVEDEKEYRAVAYYPDMVNMIVLGKNLGIPKPFGPKVNGRCALEAEMCSLMQGLGLNCTFIDDYSSYHQLLGEVHCGSNVRREPFEFKWWNLEM
- the padi2 gene encoding protein-arginine deiminase type-2 isoform X1 gives rise to the protein MFQDVYQTNVPPHIPTFLNKKRKVTTGSQLTCRLDTQKTQQLLYVVGTSLTAKVNRSAPPTSKFFSVKGTANVQYSISPTPRDTSHLSPIPLTENSVLLISRDHASQHENDSKLSVQYYGANKEVLGRAVVHLTAVELSLDVDADRDGIVEKNNPKKGSWKWGPNGHGAILLVNCDSEKTYKKTPDSEDKSIYKVSDLKDMSVMVLRTKGPGKLPEGYKLTMHISQGDAESVRVFRNRSTEVSNSGLSQKLYNLFVKDYPLVLSSDVLSKEVPYLGGVAEMNFYVEGLRFPDKDFNGLVTINLSLLEPISDGLPETPIFTDKVVFKVAPWIMTPNTLRPVEVFVCSTSDNYQFLKGMRNLVAKSGYKLNICHEYVNRGDRWMQDELEFGYIDSPHHRFPVVLDSPRDGELANFPYDELLGPDFGYVTRVALDEHVSSLDSFGNLEVSPPVTVNGKKYPLGRIIIGVAFPTATKGRNMTKVVQDFLWAQKVQEPIALFSDWLLVGHVDEFMTFVPAPDRKGFRLLLSSPDAGYKLFRGLQSSGHGQATLFDGLTNAEQITLDEILKDEKLQAENNYVQSCIDWNRDVLKRELGLDDEDIIDLPILFKLVEDEKEYRAVAYYPDMVNMIVLGKNLGIPKPFGPKVNGRCALEAEMCSLMQGLGLNCTFIDDYSSYHQLLGEVHCGSNVRREPFEFKWWNLEM